One Osmerus mordax isolate fOsmMor3 chromosome 16, fOsmMor3.pri, whole genome shotgun sequence genomic window carries:
- the kif1ab gene encoding kinesin-like protein KIF1A isoform X9 has product MAGASVKVAVRVRPFNSRETGKDSKCIIQMSGNTTTIINPKQPKENKSFNFDYSYWSHTTPEDINFASQQQVYKDIGEEMLLHAFEGYNVCIFAYGQTGAGKSYTMMGRQEKDQEGIIPLMCEDLFTKFNDSNTDNSTSYSVEVSYMEIYCERVRDLLNPKNKGNLRVREHPLMGPYVEDLSKLAVTSYNDIQDLMDSGNKARTVAATNMNETSSRSHAVFNIIFTQRKHDMDSENTTEKVSKISLVDLAGSERADSTGAKGTRLKEGANINKSLTTLGKVISALAEVDSAPNKNKKKKKVENHIPYRDSVLTWLLRENLGGNSRTAMVAALSPADINYDETLSTLRYADRAKQIRCNAVINEDPNNRLVRELKEEVSRLKDLLYSQGLGDIIEMNHAMTGMSPSPSLSALSSRAASISNLHDRIFSPASEEAIERLKETEKIIAELNETWEEKLRRTEAIRMEREALLAEMGVAMREDGGTVGVFSPKKTPHLVNLNEDPLMSECLLYYIKDGITKVGREDASSRQDIVLSGHFIKDEHCTFTSSIGPGGEGIVTLEPCEGSETYVNGKRVTTPTVLRSGTRIIMGKSHVFRFTDPEQARQERERTPCAETPVEPVDWAFAQRELLEKQGIDMKQEMEQRLQELEDQYRREREEASNLLEQQRLDYESKLEALQKQVDSRYLESPEEEEEPEEEVPWTTRETELALWAFRKWRFYQFTSLRDLLWGNAIFLKEANAISVELKKKVQFQFVLLTDTLYSPLPPDLLPPSVAKERERRSFPRTIVAVEVQDQKNGATHYWTLEKLRQRLDLMREMYDRAAEVPSSAVDDCDHALTGGDPFYDRFPWFRLVGRAFVYLSNLLYPVPLVHRVAIVSEKGEVKGFLRVAVQAISADEEAPDYGSGVRQSGTAKISFEDQQFEKFQTESCPGVMSHSNTSQEELRIVEGEGQNSEIGVSADEVNNNTCAATPEPPSSPLKGILGPGLDLPLELCQEKALSHLRIGSTFTFRVTVLQASSISAEYADIFCQFNFIHRHDEAFSTEPLKNTGRGPPLGFYHVQNITVEVTKSFVEYIKTQPIVFEVFGHYQKQPFPPLCKDLISPLRPSRRQFPRVMPLSKPVPATKLNTLTRSTAGPCHSKYDLMAFFEICELEANGDYIPAVVDHRGGMPCHGTFLLHQGIQRRITVTIAHETGNDVEWKEVKELVVGRIRNTPEADETIIDPNILSLNILSAGYIWPSHDDKTFYRFEAAWDSSMHNSLLLNRVTPYGEKIYITLSAYLEMENCTQPTVITKDFCMVFYSRDAKLPASRSIRNLFSTGCLRPSESNRVTGVYEVSLCHVADNGSPGMQRRRRRVLDTSVAYVRGEENLAGWRPRSDSLILDHQWELEKLSLLQEVEKTRHYLLLREKLEATLQAGQDVLCKSNDISDFAKSPVFSHSPGGIPPLESPSQRQRELAAKCLRLLMHTFNREYSQVSSSASESKLSEMSASLMRESSSSGLSTLTPSSTCPSLVEGHYDIRHTEPSSGASTPDLDPYSPVDRKRASRGCTFVPDIQEIRVSPIVSKKGYLHFLEPHTSGWVKRYVVVRRPYVYLYRSERDSVERAVINLSSAQVEYSEDKQTLLRTPNTFTVCTEHRGILLQASNDKEMHDWLYAFNPLLAGTIRSKLSRRKSGQRM; this is encoded by the exons ATGGCGGGAGCCTCTGTAAAGGTGGCGGTGAGGGTCCGACCCTTCAATTCTCGAGAAACTGGGAAGGACAGCAAGTGCATCATACAGATGTCAGGGAACACTACAA CGATCATAAACCCCAAGCAACCAAAAGAGAACAAAAGTTTCAACTTTGATTACTCCTACTGGTCACACACAACG CCGGAGGACATCAACTTTGCGTCCCAGCAGCAGGTTTACAAGGACATCGGGGAGGAGATGCTGCTGCATGCCTTTGAGGGCTATAACGTCTGCATCTTCGCCTACGGCCAGACCGGAGCAGGGAAGAGCTACACCATGATGGGCCGGCAGGAGAAGGACCAGGAGGGCATCATCCCTCTG ATGTGTGAGGATCTCTTCACCAAGTTTAATGACAGCAACACCGACAACAGCACATCCTACTCTGTGGAG GTGAGCTACATGGAGATCTACTGTGAGCGTGTGCGGGACCTGCTCAATCCCAAGAACAAAGGGAACCTGCGTGTGCGAGAGCACCCCCTGATGGGGCCCTACGTGGAGGACCTGTCCAAGCTGGCCGTCACCTCCTACAATGACATTCAGGACCTCATGGACTCTGGCAACAAGGCCAG GACGGTGGCAGCCACCAACATGAACGAGACCAGCAGCCGTTCTCACGCTGTCTTCAACATCATCTTCACACAGAGGAAACACGACATGGATAGTGAGAACACCACAGAAAAG GTCAGCAAAATCAGCCTGGTGGATTTGGCTGGGAGTGAGAGGGCTGACTCAACAGGAGCCAAAGGGACCAGGCTGAAG GAGGGAGCAAATATCAACAAGTCCCTGACCACGCTGGGAAAAGTAATCTCTGCTTTAGCCGAAGTG GACTCGGCACCCAATAAG aacaagaagaagaagaaagtggAGAACCATATCCCTTACAGAGACTCGGTTCTAACCTGGCTACTGAGGGAGAACCTAG GAGGGAACTCTCGCACAGCCATGGTCGCAGCCCTGAGCCCAGCTGACATCAACTATGACGAGACCCTGAGCACCCTCAG GTATGCTGACCGTGCGAAGCAGATCCGCTGTAACGCCGTCATCAACGAGGACCCCAACAACCGTCTGGTGCGTGAGCTGAAGGAGGAAGTGTCTCGCCTCAAGGACCTCCTCTACTCCCAGGGGCTGGGGGACATCATAGAGA TGAACCATGCCATGACGGGGAtgagtccctccccctctctctccgccctgTCCAGCCGGGCAGCCTCTATCAGCAACCTGCACGACCGCATCTTCAGCCCGGCCAGCGAGGAGGCCATCGAGAGGCTcaag GAAACAGAGAAGATTATTGCTGAGCTCAATGAGACCTGGGAGGAGAAGCTGCGCAGGACTGAAGCTATCCGCATGGAGAG GGAGGCTCTGCTGGCTGAAATGGGCGTGGCCATGCGGGAGGACGGAGGCACAGTCGGCGTCTTCTCCCCTAAGAAG ACCCCCCACCTGGTGAACCTGAACGAGGATCCTCTGATGTCAGAGTGTCTGTTGTACTACATCAAAGATGGCATCACCAA GGTTGGCCGAGAGGACGCCAGCAGTCGTCAGGACATCGTACTCAGCGGCCATTTTATCAAGGATGAGCACTGCACTTTCACCAGCTCCATAGGGCCAGGGGGGGAAG GAATCGTCACCTTGGAGCCCTGTGAGGGGTCAGAGACATACGTCAACGGGAAAAGGGTGACCACGCCCACCGTTCTACGATCAG gGACCCGCATCATCATGGGTAAGAGCCACGTGTTCCGCTTCACCGACCCGGAGCAGGCGCGCCAGGAGCGGGAGAGGACCCCCTGCGCAGAGACCCCTGTGGAGCCGGTGGACTGGGCCTTCGCCCAGAGAGAGCTGCTGGAGAAGCAGGGCATCGACATGaagcaggagatggagcagaG GCTACAAGAGCTGGAGGATCAATaccgcagagagagggaggaagccaGCAACCTGCTGGAACAGCAGAGACTG GACTATGAGAGTAAACTAGAGGCCCTTCAGAAGCAAGTAGATTCCCGCTACCTCGAGTctccagaggaggaagaggagcctgAAGAGGAAG TGCCCTGGACCACGCGAGAGACGGAGCTGGCTTTGTGGGCGTTCCGTAAGTGGCGTTTCTATCAGTTCACCTCCCTGAGGGACCTGCTCTGGGGCAACGCCATCTTCCTCAAGGAAGCCAACGCCATCAGTGTGGAGCTCAAGAAGAAG GTGCAGTTCCAGTTCGTGCTGCTGACGGACACGCTGTACTCTCCGCTGCCTCCGGACCTCCTGCCCCCCAGCGTggccaaggagagggagagacggtccTTCCCTCGCACCATCGTAGCTGTGGAGGTCCAGGATCAGAAGAACGGGGCCACACACTACTGGACCCTGGAGAAACTCAG gcagaggctggacctgatgagggAGATGTACGACCGAGCAGCCGAGGTCCCCAGCAGTGCGGTGGACGACTGTGACCACGCCCTGACCGGAGGAGACCCCTTCTACGACCGCTTCCCATGGTTCCGTCTGGTGGGCAG GGCGTTTGTGTACCTGAGCAACCTGCTGTACCCTGTCCCCCTGGTGCACCGCGTAGCCATCGTCAGTGAgaagggagaggtgaagggCTTCCTTCGCGTGGCGGTGCAGGCCATCTCAG ctgaCGAGGAGGCACCAGACTACGGCTCGGGGGTGAGGCAGTCTGGCACTGCCAAGATCTCCTTTGAAGACCAGCAGTTTGAGAAG TTTCAGACGGAGTCATGTCCAGGTGTTATGTCCCACTCCAACACCTCCCAGGAGGAGCTGCGCATcgtggagggggagggccaGAACTCAGAGATAGGAGTGTCTGCTGATGAGGTCAACAACAACACTTGTGCAG CCACTCCAGAGCCCCCCAGCAGCCCTCTGAAGGGGATCTTGGGCCCGGGTCTGGACCTCCCCCTGGAGCTCTGCCAGGAGAAGGCTCTGTCCCACCTGAGGATCGGCAGCACCTTCACCTTCAGGGTCACCGTGCTGCAGGCGTCCAGCATCTCCGCCGAATACGCAGACATCTTCTGTCAGTTCAA CTTCATCCACCGTCATGACGAGGCGTTCTCCACTGAACCCCTGAAGAACACAGGCAGAGGACCTCCACTTGGCTTCTATCATGTCCAGAAT ATCACAGTGGAAGTCACCAAGTCGTTCGTGGAGTACATCAAGACTCAACCAATCGTCTTTGAGGTGTTCGGCCACTACCAGAAACAGCCTTTCCCGCCCCTCTGCAAAGATCTCATCAG TCCCCTTCGACCTTCAAGGAGGCAGTTCCCCAGGGTTATGCCCTTGTCCAAACCAG TGCCGGCCACCAAGCTGAACACCCTGACTCGCTCCACCGCCGGACCGTGTCACTCCAAATATGACCTCATGGCCTTCTTCGAGATCTGTGAGCTGGAGGCCAACGGAGA CTACATCCCTGCCGTGGTGGACCACCGAGGAGGCATGCCCTGCCACGGAACCTTCCTGCTCCACCAG GGAATCCAAAGGAGGATCACGGTTACCATAGCGCACGAAACAGGAAATGATGTCGAGTGGAAGGAGGTTAAGGAGCTGGTGGTTG GACGGATCCGCAACACCCCAGAGGCGGACGAGACCATCATCGATCCCAACATCCTGTCTCTCAACATCCTGTCTGCTGGCTATATCTGGCCCTCGCACGACGACaa GACGTTCTACCGATTTGAGGCAGCGTGGGACAGCTCCATGCACAACTCCCTCCTCCTGAACCGCGTGACTCCCTACGGAGAGAAGATCTACATCACCCTCTCGGCATACCTCGAG ATGGAGAACTGTACTCAGCCCACGGTGATCACCAAGGACTTCTGCATGGTGTTCTACTCACGGGACGCCAAGCTGCCCGCCTCCCGCTCCATCAGGAACCTGTTCAGCACGGGCTGCCTGAGGCCCTCCGAGAG taaCCGTGTGACTGGGGTGTATGAAGTCAGCCTCTGCCACGTAGCTGACAACGGGAGTCCAG GCATGCAGCGGCGACGCAGGCGCGTGCTGGACACCTCGGTGGCGTACGTCCGCGGGGAGGAGAACCTGGCGGGCTGGAGGCCGCGCAGCGACAGCCTCATCCTGGACCACCAGTGGGAGCTGGAGAAGCTCAGCTTActgcaggag gTTGAGAAGACCAGACACTACCTGCTCCTGAGGGAGAAACTGGAGGCCACCTTGCAGGCCGGACAGGACGTGTTGTGCAAGAGCAATGACATCAGCGACTTCGCCAAGAGCCCTGTCTTCAGCCATAGCCCTGGGGGCATCCCCCCCCTGGAGAGCCCCAgccagaggcagagggagcTGGCTGCCAAG TGTCTGCGGCTGCTCATGCACACCTTCAACAGGGAGTACAGCCAGGTGAGCAGCAGTGCCAGTGAGAGCAAG CTGTCTGAGATGTCAGCATCGCTGATGAGGGAATCCTCCTCCTCCGGACTGAGCACGCTCACTCCATCCTCTACTTGTCCCTCATTGGTCGAAGGACACTATGACATCAG ACACACGGAGCCCAGCTCAGGagcctccaccccagacctGGACCCCTACAGCCCCGTGGACAGGAAGAGAGCCTCCCGTGGCTGCACCTTTGTCCCCGACATCCAGGAGATCCGTGTCAG TCCCATCGTGTCTAAGAAGGGCTACCTGCACTTCCTGGAGCCCCACACCAGCGGCTGGGTGAAGCGCTACGTGGTGGTGCGCCGGCCCTACGTGTACCTGTACCGCAGCGAGAGGGACAGCGTGGAGAGGGCTGTCATCAACCTGTCCTCCGCCCAGGTGGAATACAGCGAGGACAAGCAGACCCTGCTCCGG ACTCCAAACACCTTTACCGTGTGCACCGAGCATCGTGGGATACTGCTCCAAGCCAGCAACGACAAGGAGATGCATGATTGGCTGTATGCTTTTAACCCTCTGTTGGCTGGAACCATCAG GTCTAAGCTCTCCAGAAGAAAGTCGGGCCAGAGGATGTGA
- the kif1ab gene encoding kinesin-like protein KIF1A isoform X8 — MAGASVKVAVRVRPFNSRETGKDSKCIIQMSGNTTTIINPKQPKENKSFNFDYSYWSHTTPEDINFASQQQVYKDIGEEMLLHAFEGYNVCIFAYGQTGAGKSYTMMGRQEKDQEGIIPLMCEDLFTKFNDSNTDNSTSYSVEVSYMEIYCERVRDLLNPKNKGNLRVREHPLMGPYVEDLSKLAVTSYNDIQDLMDSGNKARTVAATNMNETSSRSHAVFNIIFTQRKHDMDSENTTEKVSKISLVDLAGSERADSTGAKGTRLKEGANINKSLTTLGKVISALAEVDSAPNKNKKKKKVENHIPYRDSVLTWLLRENLGGNSRTAMVAALSPADINYDETLSTLRYADRAKQIRCNAVINEDPNNRLVRELKEEVSRLKDLLYSQGLGDIIEMNHAMTGMSPSPSLSALSSRAASISNLHDRIFSPASEEAIERLKETEKIIAELNETWEEKLRRTEAIRMEREALLAEMGVAMREDGGTVGVFSPKKTPHLVNLNEDPLMSECLLYYIKDGITKVGREDASSRQDIVLSGHFIKDEHCTFTSSIGPGGEGIVTLEPCEGSETYVNGKRVTTPTVLRSGTRIIMGKSHVFRFTDPEQARQERERTPCAETPVEPVDWAFAQRELLEKQGIDMKQEMEQRLQELEDQYRREREEASNLLEQQRLDYESKLEALQKQVDSRYLESPEEEEEPEEEVPWTTRETELALWAFRKWRFYQFTSLRDLLWGNAIFLKEANAISVELKKKVQFQFVLLTDTLYSPLPPDLLPPSVAKERERRSFPRTIVAVEVQDQKNGATHYWTLEKLRQRLDLMREMYDRAAEVPSSAVDDCDHALTGGDPFYDRFPWFRLVGRAFVYLSNLLYPVPLVHRVAIVSEKGEVKGFLRVAVQAISADEEAPDYGSGVRQSGTAKISFEDQQFEKFQTESCPGVMSHSNTSQEELRIVEGEGQNSEIGVSADEVNNNTCAATPEPPSSPLKGILGPGLDLPLELCQEKALSHLRIGSTFTFRVTVLQASSISAEYADIFCQFNFIHRHDEAFSTEPLKNTGRGPPLGFYHVQNITVEVTKSFVEYIKTQPIVFEVFGHYQKQPFPPLCKDLISPLRPSRRQFPRVMPLSKPVPATKLNTLTRSTAGPCHSKYDLMAFFEICELEANGDYIPAVVDHRGGMPCHGTFLLHQGIQRRITVTIAHETGNDVEWKEVKELVVGRIRNTPEADETIIDPNILSLNILSAGYIWPSHDDNVSLGDDHRTFYRFEAAWDSSMHNSLLLNRVTPYGEKIYITLSAYLEMENCTQPTVITKDFCMVFYSRDAKLPASRSIRNLFSTGCLRPSESNRVTGVYEVSLCHVADNGSPGMQRRRRRVLDTSVAYVRGEENLAGWRPRSDSLILDHQWELEKLSLLQEVEKTRHYLLLREKLEATLQAGQDVLCKSNDISDFAKSPVFSHSPGGIPPLESPSQRQRELAAKCLRLLMHTFNREYSQVSSSASESKLSEMSASLMRESSSSGLSTLTPSSTCPSLVEGHYDIRHTEPSSGASTPDLDPYSPVDRKRASRGCTFVPDIQEIRVSPIVSKKGYLHFLEPHTSGWVKRYVVVRRPYVYLYRSERDSVERAVINLSSAQVEYSEDKQTLLRTPNTFTVCTEHRGILLQASNDKEMHDWLYAFNPLLAGTIRSKLSRRKSGQRM, encoded by the exons ATGGCGGGAGCCTCTGTAAAGGTGGCGGTGAGGGTCCGACCCTTCAATTCTCGAGAAACTGGGAAGGACAGCAAGTGCATCATACAGATGTCAGGGAACACTACAA CGATCATAAACCCCAAGCAACCAAAAGAGAACAAAAGTTTCAACTTTGATTACTCCTACTGGTCACACACAACG CCGGAGGACATCAACTTTGCGTCCCAGCAGCAGGTTTACAAGGACATCGGGGAGGAGATGCTGCTGCATGCCTTTGAGGGCTATAACGTCTGCATCTTCGCCTACGGCCAGACCGGAGCAGGGAAGAGCTACACCATGATGGGCCGGCAGGAGAAGGACCAGGAGGGCATCATCCCTCTG ATGTGTGAGGATCTCTTCACCAAGTTTAATGACAGCAACACCGACAACAGCACATCCTACTCTGTGGAG GTGAGCTACATGGAGATCTACTGTGAGCGTGTGCGGGACCTGCTCAATCCCAAGAACAAAGGGAACCTGCGTGTGCGAGAGCACCCCCTGATGGGGCCCTACGTGGAGGACCTGTCCAAGCTGGCCGTCACCTCCTACAATGACATTCAGGACCTCATGGACTCTGGCAACAAGGCCAG GACGGTGGCAGCCACCAACATGAACGAGACCAGCAGCCGTTCTCACGCTGTCTTCAACATCATCTTCACACAGAGGAAACACGACATGGATAGTGAGAACACCACAGAAAAG GTCAGCAAAATCAGCCTGGTGGATTTGGCTGGGAGTGAGAGGGCTGACTCAACAGGAGCCAAAGGGACCAGGCTGAAG GAGGGAGCAAATATCAACAAGTCCCTGACCACGCTGGGAAAAGTAATCTCTGCTTTAGCCGAAGTG GACTCGGCACCCAATAAG aacaagaagaagaagaaagtggAGAACCATATCCCTTACAGAGACTCGGTTCTAACCTGGCTACTGAGGGAGAACCTAG GAGGGAACTCTCGCACAGCCATGGTCGCAGCCCTGAGCCCAGCTGACATCAACTATGACGAGACCCTGAGCACCCTCAG GTATGCTGACCGTGCGAAGCAGATCCGCTGTAACGCCGTCATCAACGAGGACCCCAACAACCGTCTGGTGCGTGAGCTGAAGGAGGAAGTGTCTCGCCTCAAGGACCTCCTCTACTCCCAGGGGCTGGGGGACATCATAGAGA TGAACCATGCCATGACGGGGAtgagtccctccccctctctctccgccctgTCCAGCCGGGCAGCCTCTATCAGCAACCTGCACGACCGCATCTTCAGCCCGGCCAGCGAGGAGGCCATCGAGAGGCTcaag GAAACAGAGAAGATTATTGCTGAGCTCAATGAGACCTGGGAGGAGAAGCTGCGCAGGACTGAAGCTATCCGCATGGAGAG GGAGGCTCTGCTGGCTGAAATGGGCGTGGCCATGCGGGAGGACGGAGGCACAGTCGGCGTCTTCTCCCCTAAGAAG ACCCCCCACCTGGTGAACCTGAACGAGGATCCTCTGATGTCAGAGTGTCTGTTGTACTACATCAAAGATGGCATCACCAA GGTTGGCCGAGAGGACGCCAGCAGTCGTCAGGACATCGTACTCAGCGGCCATTTTATCAAGGATGAGCACTGCACTTTCACCAGCTCCATAGGGCCAGGGGGGGAAG GAATCGTCACCTTGGAGCCCTGTGAGGGGTCAGAGACATACGTCAACGGGAAAAGGGTGACCACGCCCACCGTTCTACGATCAG gGACCCGCATCATCATGGGTAAGAGCCACGTGTTCCGCTTCACCGACCCGGAGCAGGCGCGCCAGGAGCGGGAGAGGACCCCCTGCGCAGAGACCCCTGTGGAGCCGGTGGACTGGGCCTTCGCCCAGAGAGAGCTGCTGGAGAAGCAGGGCATCGACATGaagcaggagatggagcagaG GCTACAAGAGCTGGAGGATCAATaccgcagagagagggaggaagccaGCAACCTGCTGGAACAGCAGAGACTG GACTATGAGAGTAAACTAGAGGCCCTTCAGAAGCAAGTAGATTCCCGCTACCTCGAGTctccagaggaggaagaggagcctgAAGAGGAAG TGCCCTGGACCACGCGAGAGACGGAGCTGGCTTTGTGGGCGTTCCGTAAGTGGCGTTTCTATCAGTTCACCTCCCTGAGGGACCTGCTCTGGGGCAACGCCATCTTCCTCAAGGAAGCCAACGCCATCAGTGTGGAGCTCAAGAAGAAG GTGCAGTTCCAGTTCGTGCTGCTGACGGACACGCTGTACTCTCCGCTGCCTCCGGACCTCCTGCCCCCCAGCGTggccaaggagagggagagacggtccTTCCCTCGCACCATCGTAGCTGTGGAGGTCCAGGATCAGAAGAACGGGGCCACACACTACTGGACCCTGGAGAAACTCAG gcagaggctggacctgatgagggAGATGTACGACCGAGCAGCCGAGGTCCCCAGCAGTGCGGTGGACGACTGTGACCACGCCCTGACCGGAGGAGACCCCTTCTACGACCGCTTCCCATGGTTCCGTCTGGTGGGCAG GGCGTTTGTGTACCTGAGCAACCTGCTGTACCCTGTCCCCCTGGTGCACCGCGTAGCCATCGTCAGTGAgaagggagaggtgaagggCTTCCTTCGCGTGGCGGTGCAGGCCATCTCAG ctgaCGAGGAGGCACCAGACTACGGCTCGGGGGTGAGGCAGTCTGGCACTGCCAAGATCTCCTTTGAAGACCAGCAGTTTGAGAAG TTTCAGACGGAGTCATGTCCAGGTGTTATGTCCCACTCCAACACCTCCCAGGAGGAGCTGCGCATcgtggagggggagggccaGAACTCAGAGATAGGAGTGTCTGCTGATGAGGTCAACAACAACACTTGTGCAG CCACTCCAGAGCCCCCCAGCAGCCCTCTGAAGGGGATCTTGGGCCCGGGTCTGGACCTCCCCCTGGAGCTCTGCCAGGAGAAGGCTCTGTCCCACCTGAGGATCGGCAGCACCTTCACCTTCAGGGTCACCGTGCTGCAGGCGTCCAGCATCTCCGCCGAATACGCAGACATCTTCTGTCAGTTCAA CTTCATCCACCGTCATGACGAGGCGTTCTCCACTGAACCCCTGAAGAACACAGGCAGAGGACCTCCACTTGGCTTCTATCATGTCCAGAAT ATCACAGTGGAAGTCACCAAGTCGTTCGTGGAGTACATCAAGACTCAACCAATCGTCTTTGAGGTGTTCGGCCACTACCAGAAACAGCCTTTCCCGCCCCTCTGCAAAGATCTCATCAG TCCCCTTCGACCTTCAAGGAGGCAGTTCCCCAGGGTTATGCCCTTGTCCAAACCAG TGCCGGCCACCAAGCTGAACACCCTGACTCGCTCCACCGCCGGACCGTGTCACTCCAAATATGACCTCATGGCCTTCTTCGAGATCTGTGAGCTGGAGGCCAACGGAGA CTACATCCCTGCCGTGGTGGACCACCGAGGAGGCATGCCCTGCCACGGAACCTTCCTGCTCCACCAG GGAATCCAAAGGAGGATCACGGTTACCATAGCGCACGAAACAGGAAATGATGTCGAGTGGAAGGAGGTTAAGGAGCTGGTGGTTG GACGGATCCGCAACACCCCAGAGGCGGACGAGACCATCATCGATCCCAACATCCTGTCTCTCAACATCCTGTCTGCTGGCTATATCTGGCCCTCGCACGACGACaa TGTTTCCCTGGGAGATGACCATAG GACGTTCTACCGATTTGAGGCAGCGTGGGACAGCTCCATGCACAACTCCCTCCTCCTGAACCGCGTGACTCCCTACGGAGAGAAGATCTACATCACCCTCTCGGCATACCTCGAG ATGGAGAACTGTACTCAGCCCACGGTGATCACCAAGGACTTCTGCATGGTGTTCTACTCACGGGACGCCAAGCTGCCCGCCTCCCGCTCCATCAGGAACCTGTTCAGCACGGGCTGCCTGAGGCCCTCCGAGAG taaCCGTGTGACTGGGGTGTATGAAGTCAGCCTCTGCCACGTAGCTGACAACGGGAGTCCAG GCATGCAGCGGCGACGCAGGCGCGTGCTGGACACCTCGGTGGCGTACGTCCGCGGGGAGGAGAACCTGGCGGGCTGGAGGCCGCGCAGCGACAGCCTCATCCTGGACCACCAGTGGGAGCTGGAGAAGCTCAGCTTActgcaggag gTTGAGAAGACCAGACACTACCTGCTCCTGAGGGAGAAACTGGAGGCCACCTTGCAGGCCGGACAGGACGTGTTGTGCAAGAGCAATGACATCAGCGACTTCGCCAAGAGCCCTGTCTTCAGCCATAGCCCTGGGGGCATCCCCCCCCTGGAGAGCCCCAgccagaggcagagggagcTGGCTGCCAAG TGTCTGCGGCTGCTCATGCACACCTTCAACAGGGAGTACAGCCAGGTGAGCAGCAGTGCCAGTGAGAGCAAG CTGTCTGAGATGTCAGCATCGCTGATGAGGGAATCCTCCTCCTCCGGACTGAGCACGCTCACTCCATCCTCTACTTGTCCCTCATTGGTCGAAGGACACTATGACATCAG ACACACGGAGCCCAGCTCAGGagcctccaccccagacctGGACCCCTACAGCCCCGTGGACAGGAAGAGAGCCTCCCGTGGCTGCACCTTTGTCCCCGACATCCAGGAGATCCGTGTCAG TCCCATCGTGTCTAAGAAGGGCTACCTGCACTTCCTGGAGCCCCACACCAGCGGCTGGGTGAAGCGCTACGTGGTGGTGCGCCGGCCCTACGTGTACCTGTACCGCAGCGAGAGGGACAGCGTGGAGAGGGCTGTCATCAACCTGTCCTCCGCCCAGGTGGAATACAGCGAGGACAAGCAGACCCTGCTCCGG ACTCCAAACACCTTTACCGTGTGCACCGAGCATCGTGGGATACTGCTCCAAGCCAGCAACGACAAGGAGATGCATGATTGGCTGTATGCTTTTAACCCTCTGTTGGCTGGAACCATCAG GTCTAAGCTCTCCAGAAGAAAGTCGGGCCAGAGGATGTGA